The following coding sequences are from one Microbacterium sp. SORGH_AS_0969 window:
- a CDS encoding rhodanese-like domain-containing protein, translating to MTSIQEYFAARLAAETDPSDVYAAQKAGDRFVLVDVRGEDAWRQGRVTGAVHLPYRDIADRAPSEIPLDMPVVVYCWSPGCNAGQKGALAFASLGYTVREMIGGYEYWVREGQPFENDEGPCERVFDPTVMVVRAS from the coding sequence ATGACCAGCATCCAGGAGTATTTCGCCGCCCGGCTCGCCGCGGAGACCGACCCCTCCGACGTATACGCGGCGCAGAAGGCCGGAGATCGTTTCGTCCTCGTCGACGTCCGCGGCGAGGATGCATGGCGGCAGGGACGCGTCACCGGGGCCGTGCACCTCCCCTACCGCGACATCGCCGACCGCGCGCCCTCGGAGATCCCGCTCGACATGCCCGTCGTCGTGTACTGCTGGAGCCCCGGATGCAACGCGGGCCAGAAGGGGGCGCTCGCGTTCGCGTCACTCGGCTACACCGTTCGCGAGATGATCGGGGGCTACGAGTACTGGGTCCGCGAGGGCCAGCCCTTCGAGAACGACGAGGGGCCCTGCGAGCGGGTGTTCGATCCCACAGTCATGGTCGTACGCGCGAGCTGA
- a CDS encoding PP2C family serine/threonine-protein phosphatase codes for MPLRLNTAAVSDPGAHRPTNQDAAFVASWGAAVADGVGGGPSGDLASAALIHRLVATRGSAIDADGLLVRIREANWDIRAHVERDPALRGMATTFTGVFLGADGQLLLAHTGDSRAYLLRDGEFTRETRDDSYVQALVDHGIIPPEAAAAHPRRNIITASLGGAEGDVVSVAERPPVVGDRWVLCSDGLTDYVPEADVARLIAEAADPRSAAAAAVALALEAGTRDNVTVVVCDVVDDEQPVSSEPVFSGSAARWFAEDVETA; via the coding sequence GTGCCCCTTCGGCTGAACACCGCCGCCGTCTCCGACCCCGGCGCCCACCGCCCCACCAACCAGGACGCCGCGTTCGTGGCGTCCTGGGGTGCGGCGGTTGCTGACGGAGTCGGCGGTGGCCCTTCGGGCGACCTCGCCTCGGCGGCGCTCATCCATCGCCTAGTGGCGACGCGGGGAAGCGCGATCGACGCGGACGGGCTCCTCGTACGGATACGCGAGGCGAACTGGGACATCCGCGCTCACGTCGAACGCGACCCGGCGCTGCGCGGCATGGCGACGACCTTCACGGGCGTGTTCCTCGGCGCCGATGGTCAGCTCCTCCTCGCCCACACCGGTGATTCCCGCGCCTATCTGCTGCGCGACGGCGAGTTCACACGTGAGACCCGCGACGACTCCTACGTTCAGGCGTTGGTCGACCACGGCATCATCCCGCCCGAGGCGGCAGCCGCTCATCCTCGCCGCAACATCATCACCGCCTCGCTGGGTGGAGCCGAGGGCGACGTCGTATCGGTCGCCGAGCGGCCGCCGGTGGTCGGCGATCGCTGGGTTCTCTGTAGCGACGGCCTCACTGACTACGTCCCCGAGGCCGATGTCGCGCGTCTGATCGCGGAGGCGGCTGATCCGCGCTCCGCAGCAGCAGCCGCCGTGGCGCTCGCGCTCGAGGCGGGAACGCGCGACAACGTGACCGTCGTCGTCTGCGATGTCGTGGACGACGAGCAGCCGGTCTCGAGCGAGCCGGTGTTCTCGGGTTCTGCGGCGCGGTGGTTCGCCGAGGACGTCGAAACGGCCTGA
- a CDS encoding cytochrome c oxidase subunit 4, with protein MRTNVGLWWLLAGFGFFIAAVYTAWSLIQHGGVEWVGTVALVFLGLMSSMVAFYIGRVLKAQNGELPEDTLTADIDDGDPELGEFSPWSWWPIVLAASAAIAVIGLAVGSWLVPIGFLVFAVAIVGWVYEYYRGYFAR; from the coding sequence ATGCGTACCAATGTCGGACTCTGGTGGCTCCTCGCGGGCTTCGGATTCTTCATCGCCGCGGTCTACACCGCTTGGAGCCTCATTCAGCACGGCGGCGTCGAGTGGGTCGGAACTGTCGCGCTCGTCTTCCTCGGCCTCATGTCGTCGATGGTCGCGTTCTACATCGGTCGCGTTCTCAAGGCGCAGAACGGTGAGTTGCCAGAAGACACCCTGACCGCCGACATTGACGACGGTGACCCCGAGCTGGGCGAGTTCAGCCCCTGGTCGTGGTGGCCCATCGTTCTCGCTGCATCGGCAGCCATCGCCGTCATCGGTCTTGCCGTCGGCAGCTGGCTCGTGCCGATCGGTTTCCTCGTGTTCGCTGTCGCCATCGTCGGCTGGGTGTACGAGTACTACCGCGGGTACTTCGCTCGCTGA
- the ctaD gene encoding cytochrome c oxidase subunit I, which translates to MATTLPLQEKGASRPTTLPPRQAALLSTSRVEQKGNLVVKWITSTDHKTIGYMYLIASVIFFMLGGVMALIIRAELFEPGMQIIPTKEQYNQLFTMHGTIMLLMFATPLFAGFANALLPLQIGAPDVAFPRLNAFAFWLFLFGSTIAVSGFLTPQGAAGFGWFAYQPLANASFSPGVGGNLWMLGLGISGFGTILGAVNFITTILTMRAPGMTMWRMPIFSWNTLITSILILLAFPVLAAAIFAAAADRVLGAHIYSPENGGVLLWQHLFWFFGHPEVYIIALPFFGIVSEIFPVFSRKPIFGYKTLVYATIAIAALSVAVWAHHMYVTGGVLLPFFALMTMLIAVPTGVKIFNWIGTLWRGSVTFETPMVFALGFLVSFVFGGLTGVILASPPLDFHLSDSYFVVAHFHYVVFGTVVFAMFAGFYFWWPKWTGKMLNERLGMVHFWMLFIGFHMTFLIQHWLGVDGMVRRYADYAAADGWTWENQLSTIGSMILGASMIPFLLNVWITARKAPRVTVDDPWGYGASLEWATSCPPPRHNFTSIPRIRSERPAFDLNHPEAGIPVGVGPAKDAPDTPVVDAAAGEVK; encoded by the coding sequence ATGGCCACGACGCTTCCGCTTCAGGAGAAGGGCGCTTCCCGCCCGACGACTCTCCCTCCGCGTCAAGCCGCTCTGCTCAGCACCTCGCGTGTCGAGCAGAAGGGCAACCTGGTCGTCAAGTGGATCACCTCCACCGACCACAAGACCATCGGCTACATGTACCTGATCGCCTCGGTGATCTTCTTCATGCTCGGTGGCGTGATGGCGCTGATCATCCGCGCGGAGCTCTTCGAGCCCGGCATGCAGATCATCCCGACCAAAGAGCAGTACAACCAGCTGTTCACCATGCACGGCACGATCATGCTGCTCATGTTCGCGACGCCGCTGTTCGCGGGCTTCGCGAACGCGCTGCTGCCGCTGCAGATCGGTGCGCCCGACGTGGCCTTCCCGCGTCTGAACGCCTTCGCCTTCTGGCTGTTCCTCTTCGGGTCGACGATCGCCGTCTCCGGCTTCCTCACCCCGCAGGGTGCGGCCGGGTTCGGCTGGTTCGCCTATCAGCCGCTCGCCAACGCGAGTTTCTCGCCGGGTGTCGGCGGCAACCTCTGGATGCTGGGCCTCGGCATCAGCGGTTTCGGCACGATCCTCGGTGCGGTGAACTTCATCACCACGATCCTCACGATGCGCGCCCCCGGCATGACCATGTGGCGCATGCCGATCTTCTCGTGGAACACGCTCATCACGAGCATCCTGATCCTTCTCGCCTTCCCGGTGCTCGCCGCGGCCATCTTCGCCGCCGCCGCCGATCGCGTGCTGGGCGCCCACATCTACAGCCCTGAGAACGGCGGCGTGCTCCTCTGGCAGCACCTCTTCTGGTTCTTCGGTCACCCCGAGGTGTACATCATCGCGCTGCCGTTCTTCGGCATCGTCTCCGAGATCTTCCCGGTTTTCAGCCGCAAGCCGATCTTCGGTTACAAGACCCTGGTGTACGCGACGATCGCGATCGCCGCTCTCTCGGTGGCCGTGTGGGCGCACCACATGTACGTCACGGGTGGAGTGCTCCTGCCGTTCTTCGCCCTGATGACCATGCTCATCGCGGTGCCGACCGGCGTGAAGATCTTCAACTGGATCGGCACGCTCTGGCGAGGCTCGGTCACGTTCGAAACGCCGATGGTGTTCGCACTCGGCTTCCTCGTGTCGTTCGTCTTCGGCGGCCTGACCGGTGTCATCCTCGCGTCGCCCCCGCTCGACTTCCACCTGTCCGACTCGTACTTCGTCGTGGCGCACTTCCACTACGTCGTCTTCGGCACGGTCGTCTTCGCGATGTTCGCCGGCTTCTACTTCTGGTGGCCCAAGTGGACCGGAAAGATGCTCAACGAGCGTCTCGGCATGGTGCACTTCTGGATGCTGTTCATCGGCTTCCACATGACCTTCCTCATCCAGCACTGGCTGGGCGTCGACGGCATGGTGCGTCGCTACGCGGACTACGCCGCGGCCGACGGGTGGACCTGGGAGAACCAGCTCTCGACCATCGGCTCGATGATCCTCGGTGCGTCGATGATCCCGTTCCTGCTGAACGTCTGGATCACGGCCCGCAAGGCTCCTCGCGTGACGGTCGACGACCCCTGGGGTTACGGCGCTTCGCTCGAGTGGGCGACGTCGTGTCCGCCGCCGCGTCACAACTTCACCTCGATCCCGCGCATCCGTAGCGAGCGCCCCGCCTTCGACCTGAACCACCCCGAGGCCGGTATCCCGGTCGGCGTGGGCCCGGCGAAGGACGCCCCCGACACGCCCGTCGTCGACGCGGCCGCTGGAGAGGTCAAGTAA
- the coxB gene encoding cytochrome c oxidase subunit II — protein MPSKRRLRWAALPLGIASVALLSGCTTTQLHGFLPGFVDDGTPATNHTDMVAGLWVNSWIVLLAVGVITWGLMLWAVIAYRRRKGQSGLPVQLRYNMPVEIFYTIVPLILVVGFFAFTARDQNTLETQYDDPDVSITAYGKQWAWDFQYNGTKEDNSDAVYSMGVQAKATADGYDLEDVPTLYLPVNKKVKIDLRSRDVIHSFWIIDFLYKKDMYIGRDNEWSFTPTREGTYEGKCAELCGEYHSAMLFNVKVVSDAEYEDYLASLRSAGDVGDISDLSRLQNLTTAGAEGNK, from the coding sequence GTGCCCTCCAAACGTCGCCTCCGCTGGGCTGCGCTTCCCCTCGGGATCGCGTCCGTCGCGCTTCTGTCCGGTTGCACCACGACCCAGCTGCACGGTTTCCTCCCCGGCTTCGTCGATGACGGCACGCCTGCCACCAACCACACCGACATGGTCGCCGGTCTGTGGGTCAACTCCTGGATCGTGCTGCTCGCAGTCGGCGTGATCACGTGGGGTCTCATGCTCTGGGCGGTCATCGCCTACCGCCGCCGCAAGGGGCAGTCGGGCCTCCCGGTGCAGCTGCGCTACAACATGCCGGTCGAGATCTTCTACACGATCGTCCCGCTGATCCTCGTCGTCGGCTTCTTCGCCTTCACGGCGCGTGACCAGAACACGCTCGAGACGCAGTACGACGACCCCGACGTCTCGATCACCGCGTACGGCAAGCAGTGGGCCTGGGACTTCCAGTACAACGGCACGAAGGAAGACAACTCTGACGCCGTGTACTCGATGGGCGTCCAGGCGAAGGCCACGGCCGACGGCTATGACCTCGAGGACGTGCCGACGCTCTACCTCCCGGTGAACAAGAAGGTCAAGATCGACCTCCGCTCGCGCGACGTGATCCACTCGTTCTGGATCATCGACTTCCTGTACAAGAAGGACATGTACATCGGCCGCGACAACGAGTGGTCCTTCACCCCGACCCGCGAGGGCACGTACGAAGGCAAGTGCGCCGAGCTGTGCGGTGAGTACCACTCCGCCATGCTCTTCAACGTCAAGGTCGTCAGCGACGCGGAGTACGAGGACTACCTCGCCTCGCTCCGCAGCGCCGGTGACGTCGGCGACATCAGTGATCTGTCGCGCCTGCAGAACCTCACGACGGCCGGCGCCGAAGGGAACAAGTGA
- the erpA gene encoding iron-sulfur cluster insertion protein ErpA, which yields MTDTTLSSAADTREHGVGLTAAASDKVKSLLSQEGRDDLRLRVAVQPGGCSGLIYQLYFDERYLDGDKVVDFDGVEVIVDDMSVPYLDGASIDFKDTISEQGFTIDNPNAQGSCACGDSFH from the coding sequence ATGACCGACACCACACTGTCGTCCGCCGCCGACACCCGCGAGCACGGCGTGGGCCTGACCGCGGCCGCCTCCGACAAGGTCAAGAGCCTGCTGTCGCAGGAAGGCCGCGACGACCTGCGTCTCCGTGTCGCCGTTCAGCCGGGCGGTTGCTCCGGCCTCATCTACCAGCTCTACTTCGATGAGCGTTACCTCGACGGCGACAAGGTCGTCGACTTCGACGGTGTCGAGGTCATCGTCGACGACATGAGCGTGCCGTATCTCGACGGCGCGAGCATCGACTTCAAGGACACGATCTCGGAGCAGGGCTTCACGATCGACAACCCCAATGCGCAGGGCTCCTGCGCGTGCGGCGACAGCTTCCACTGA
- a CDS encoding dipeptidase has protein sequence MTPDLSLQNAVRDAAAAGIPSALADLGALVRIPSIAWPAFDQSALEKSADAVADLFRGTGMFDRVEVRRAAIPGTDELGQPAVLASRPARNGRPTVLLYAHHDVQPPGDDALWDSPPFEPTVRDGRLYGRGAADDKAGVMAHVAAIRALAEVVGDDLDLGIAVFIEGEEEYGSRSFAQFLADNADVLRSDVIVVADSGNWDDRTPGLTVSLRGNARFTLTVRTLEHASHSGMLGGAVPDAMLATVKLLATLWDDDGAVAVEGLHVREAETPAYDESTLRAESGLLEGVSPIGRDSILSRIWNKPSVTITGWDATPVASASNTLAPATSVVISARVAPGQSAEDAYAAIEAHLRAHVPFGAHLEFSDVDCGDAFLVDTSGWAVEDARASFAEGYGVESVDVGIGGSIPFIADLVREFPAAQILVTGVEDPHARAHSPNESLHLDTFRNAVVSEALLLTRLNARTV, from the coding sequence ATGACCCCCGACCTGTCCTTGCAGAATGCCGTGCGCGACGCCGCGGCCGCCGGCATCCCTTCCGCCCTCGCCGATCTGGGAGCCCTCGTGCGCATCCCCTCGATCGCGTGGCCGGCGTTCGATCAGTCTGCGCTCGAGAAGAGCGCGGACGCCGTGGCCGACCTGTTCCGCGGAACGGGCATGTTCGATCGGGTCGAGGTGAGGCGCGCCGCGATCCCGGGCACCGACGAACTCGGCCAGCCCGCGGTGCTCGCCTCTCGGCCGGCGAGGAACGGCCGCCCGACGGTGCTGCTGTACGCGCACCACGACGTGCAGCCCCCCGGTGACGACGCGCTGTGGGATTCGCCGCCCTTCGAACCGACCGTGCGCGACGGGCGCCTGTACGGTCGAGGCGCGGCGGATGACAAGGCCGGCGTCATGGCCCACGTCGCCGCCATCCGCGCACTGGCCGAGGTGGTCGGCGACGACCTCGACCTCGGGATCGCCGTCTTCATCGAGGGCGAGGAGGAGTACGGGTCCCGGTCCTTCGCTCAGTTCCTGGCCGACAATGCCGACGTGCTCCGCTCGGACGTCATCGTCGTCGCCGACTCGGGCAACTGGGACGACCGCACGCCCGGCCTCACCGTGTCGCTCCGCGGCAACGCCCGTTTCACGCTGACGGTGCGGACCTTGGAGCACGCCTCCCACTCGGGGATGCTCGGGGGAGCGGTCCCGGATGCCATGCTCGCCACCGTGAAGCTCCTGGCGACGCTCTGGGACGACGACGGCGCCGTCGCGGTCGAGGGCCTCCACGTCCGCGAGGCGGAGACCCCTGCGTACGACGAGTCCACCCTGCGCGCGGAGTCGGGCCTGCTCGAGGGAGTCAGCCCCATCGGGCGCGACTCGATCCTGAGCCGCATCTGGAACAAGCCCTCGGTGACGATCACCGGATGGGATGCCACGCCCGTGGCGTCGGCGTCGAACACCCTGGCACCCGCGACGAGCGTCGTGATCAGCGCTCGCGTCGCTCCCGGCCAGAGCGCCGAAGACGCCTACGCCGCGATCGAAGCGCACCTCCGCGCGCATGTGCCGTTCGGTGCCCACCTGGAGTTCAGCGACGTCGACTGCGGCGACGCGTTCCTCGTCGACACGAGCGGCTGGGCCGTCGAGGACGCCCGCGCGTCGTTCGCCGAGGGGTACGGCGTCGAATCCGTCGACGTCGGGATCGGCGGCTCGATCCCCTTCATCGCCGACCTCGTCCGAGAGTTCCCCGCCGCGCAGATCCTCGTCACGGGGGTGGAGGACCCGCACGCCCGCGCGCACAGCCCCAACGAATCGTTGCACCTGGACACGTTCCGCAACGCGGTGGTGTCGGAAGCGCTCCTGCTGACGCGCCTGAACGCGCGCACCGTCTGA
- a CDS encoding DUF3043 domain-containing protein: MAKSPAPAPNDTPVDPTEIGSGKGRATPSRAEQEAARKRPLVPDTKEAKARARAELAAQREKARVGMAAGEERYLPVRDKGPQRRFARDFVDAGWHLGEGVMPFMLIVILLTVLPVQFFQYWAFVALWIFILFVIGDMIITSIRVKRAAKDKFGESKLEKGLGWYAAMRTVQMRFMRLPKAQVKRGQYPA, from the coding sequence GTGGCAAAGTCCCCCGCCCCCGCCCCCAACGACACCCCCGTCGACCCGACGGAGATCGGTTCGGGCAAGGGCCGCGCGACGCCCTCGCGGGCCGAGCAGGAAGCCGCGCGCAAGCGCCCGCTCGTCCCCGACACCAAAGAGGCCAAGGCTCGCGCCCGCGCCGAGCTGGCCGCTCAGCGCGAGAAGGCCCGCGTCGGCATGGCCGCCGGTGAGGAGCGCTACCTCCCCGTCCGCGACAAGGGGCCGCAGCGCCGCTTCGCGCGCGATTTCGTGGATGCCGGCTGGCACCTCGGCGAGGGCGTCATGCCGTTCATGCTCATCGTCATCCTGCTGACGGTGCTTCCGGTGCAGTTCTTCCAGTACTGGGCGTTCGTCGCCCTCTGGATCTTCATCCTCTTCGTCATCGGCGACATGATCATCACGTCGATCCGCGTGAAGCGCGCCGCGAAGGACAAGTTCGGCGAGAGCAAGCTCGAGAAGGGCCTCGGATGGTACGCGGCGATGCGCACCGTGCAGATGCGCTTCATGCGCCTGCCCAAGGCCCAGGTCAAGCGCGGGCAGTACCCCGCCTGA
- a CDS encoding quinone-dependent dihydroorotate dehydrogenase produces MYPLLFRTVLTRLDPEFAHHLAALVIRVAGVEPVASVVRRATAPAPDQGVDALGLHFDSPFGVAAGFDKNVTMVRGLGALGFGHVEVGTVTALAQPGNPKPRLFRLVADRAVINRMGFNNDGAAAAAAKLRRLRRARRRPVIGVNIGKSRVVAVEDATTDYVRSARLLAPLADYLVVNVSSPNTPGLRGLQAVETLRPLLTAVRDAAGSTPLLVKIAPDLDDDEVQDIARLAVDAGLAGLIATNTTIARTGLSTDAATVEAAGAGGLSGAPLKARAAEVLRLVRAAVPAEFVVISAGGVETAEDVRERLAAGANLVQGYTGFLYRGPLWGRQINRGLSRDR; encoded by the coding sequence ATGTATCCGCTTCTCTTCCGCACGGTCCTCACGCGTCTCGACCCCGAGTTCGCCCATCACCTCGCTGCGCTCGTGATCCGTGTCGCCGGCGTCGAGCCCGTGGCATCCGTCGTCCGTCGTGCGACCGCGCCGGCGCCCGACCAGGGGGTCGATGCCCTCGGACTGCACTTCGACTCTCCGTTCGGCGTGGCGGCGGGGTTCGACAAGAACGTCACCATGGTCCGCGGACTCGGTGCGCTCGGCTTCGGGCACGTCGAGGTGGGGACGGTCACGGCGCTCGCTCAGCCGGGCAACCCCAAGCCGCGTCTGTTCCGCCTCGTGGCCGATCGCGCGGTCATCAACCGCATGGGCTTCAACAACGACGGCGCCGCCGCGGCCGCAGCGAAGCTCCGGCGACTCCGACGGGCGCGCCGGCGTCCCGTGATCGGCGTCAACATCGGCAAGAGCCGCGTCGTGGCCGTCGAAGACGCGACCACCGACTACGTGCGCAGCGCACGCCTGCTCGCGCCGCTGGCCGACTACCTCGTCGTCAACGTCTCATCGCCGAACACCCCGGGGCTGCGCGGTCTGCAGGCCGTCGAAACGCTGCGGCCGTTGCTGACGGCGGTTCGGGATGCCGCGGGCTCGACGCCCCTCCTCGTGAAGATCGCCCCCGATCTCGATGACGACGAGGTGCAGGACATCGCCCGACTCGCGGTCGACGCAGGGCTCGCCGGCCTCATCGCGACGAACACGACGATCGCGCGGACCGGACTCTCGACGGATGCCGCCACGGTCGAGGCCGCGGGAGCGGGCGGCCTCTCGGGCGCCCCATTGAAGGCGCGCGCCGCCGAGGTGCTGCGGCTGGTGAGAGCGGCCGTCCCCGCCGAGTTCGTCGTGATCTCAGCCGGGGGAGTGGAGACCGCCGAGGACGTGCGCGAGCGCCTCGCGGCCGGCGCGAACCTCGTCCAGGGCTATACGGGCTTCCTCTACCGGGGTCCTCTGTGGGGCCGGCAGATCAACCGCGGTCTCTCGCGCGACCGCTGA
- the nrdR gene encoding transcriptional regulator NrdR, with product MHCPFCRNPDSRVIDSRTSDDGLSIRRRRQCPKCGGRFSTVETASLNVIKRSGVVEPFSREKVMSGVRKACQGRPVTDADLAVLAQQVEEAIRQTGSSQIDANEIGLSILGPLRELDEVAYLRFASVYQAFESLEDFDAAIAQLRADHAHRQVSASSTTDDVQ from the coding sequence ATGCACTGTCCTTTCTGTCGGAACCCCGATTCCCGCGTCATCGACTCGCGCACGAGCGATGACGGTCTCAGCATCCGCCGTCGTCGGCAATGCCCGAAGTGCGGCGGGCGCTTCTCGACCGTCGAGACCGCGAGCCTCAACGTCATCAAGCGTTCGGGGGTCGTCGAGCCGTTCAGCCGCGAAAAAGTGATGTCGGGGGTGCGCAAGGCCTGCCAGGGACGACCCGTCACCGACGCCGACCTCGCCGTGCTCGCGCAGCAGGTCGAGGAGGCCATTCGGCAGACCGGGTCGTCGCAGATCGACGCGAACGAGATCGGGCTGTCGATCCTCGGTCCACTCCGCGAGCTCGACGAGGTCGCCTACCTCCGGTTCGCGAGCGTCTACCAGGCGTTCGAGTCTCTCGAGGACTTCGACGCCGCCATCGCGCAGCTGCGCGCCGACCACGCCCACCGTCAGGTGTCCGCGAGCAGTACCACGGACGACGTCCAGTAG
- the hisD gene encoding histidinol dehydrogenase produces MLRTIDLRGRVLSPAELLAVVPRADSARDEALVIAARIVDDVAVRGEEALREQAAQFDHVTDHAIAVPAAHLDEALDSLDPGVRAALEEAITRVRAASAAQVPAPVVTELGPGARVTQRWQPVRRVGLYVPGGKAVYPSSVVMNTVPAQVAGVREIALASPPQREFGGRVHPVILAAARLLGVTEVYAMGGAGAIGAFASGVASLGLDPVDVVTGPGNNFVASAKRAVAGRVGTDSEAGATEILVVADAGADPALVAADLVSQAEHDEQASAVLVTDSTALADAVRAALPARIAATRHSKRVAAAFEGPQSAVVLVDDLAQATAFSNAYAPEHLELHLADPRPEDFVNAGAVFVGPYTPVSLGDYLAGSNHVLPTGGQSRYGAGLSAATFLRPQQVIEYDREALRSVHDAIVTLAEAEALPAHGEAVTARFPA; encoded by the coding sequence ATGCTCCGTACCATCGATCTCCGTGGCCGTGTGCTCTCGCCCGCCGAGCTCCTCGCGGTCGTTCCGCGCGCCGACAGCGCGCGTGACGAAGCCCTCGTCATCGCGGCCCGCATCGTCGACGACGTCGCCGTGCGCGGTGAAGAGGCCCTGCGCGAGCAGGCGGCGCAGTTCGACCACGTGACCGACCACGCGATCGCCGTCCCCGCGGCGCACCTCGACGAAGCCCTCGACTCCCTCGACCCGGGCGTGCGCGCGGCCCTCGAAGAAGCGATCACGCGCGTGCGCGCGGCCTCGGCCGCTCAGGTCCCGGCGCCCGTGGTGACCGAGCTCGGTCCCGGAGCGCGCGTCACCCAGCGCTGGCAGCCCGTGCGCCGCGTCGGGCTCTACGTCCCGGGCGGCAAGGCGGTCTACCCCTCGAGCGTCGTGATGAACACCGTCCCGGCCCAGGTGGCGGGGGTCCGAGAGATCGCTCTGGCCTCCCCGCCGCAGCGCGAGTTCGGGGGGCGTGTGCACCCCGTGATCCTCGCGGCGGCCCGCCTGCTCGGCGTCACCGAGGTCTACGCGATGGGCGGTGCCGGAGCGATCGGCGCCTTCGCCTCCGGCGTGGCCAGCCTCGGCCTCGACCCCGTCGATGTCGTCACGGGTCCCGGGAACAACTTCGTCGCCTCGGCCAAGCGCGCTGTCGCCGGTCGGGTCGGCACCGACTCCGAGGCCGGCGCGACCGAGATCCTGGTCGTCGCCGACGCGGGCGCGGACCCCGCCCTCGTGGCGGCCGACCTCGTGAGCCAGGCCGAGCACGACGAGCAGGCCTCGGCCGTGCTGGTCACCGACTCGACTGCTCTCGCCGATGCTGTCCGTGCGGCCCTTCCCGCCCGCATTGCGGCGACCCGGCACAGCAAGCGGGTTGCCGCCGCTTTTGAGGGCCCGCAATCGGCGGTCGTGCTCGTCGACGACCTCGCGCAGGCGACGGCTTTCAGCAACGCCTACGCTCCGGAGCACCTGGAGCTCCACCTCGCCGACCCCCGTCCGGAGGACTTCGTCAACGCCGGTGCGGTGTTCGTCGGCCCCTACACCCCGGTCAGCCTGGGCGATTACCTCGCCGGCAGCAACCACGTGCTTCCGACGGGAGGGCAGTCGCGCTACGGCGCGGGGCTGTCGGCCGCGACATTCCTCCGCCCGCAGCAGGTGATCGAGTACGACCGCGAAGCGCTCCGCTCGGTGCACGACGCGATCGTCACCCTCGCGGAGGCCGAGGCTCTGCCCGCACACGGCGAGGCCGTCACGGCCCGCTTCCCCGCATAG